Part of the Elusimicrobiota bacterium genome is shown below.
CGATGCGCAAGCTCTCGGATCAGATCGAGGACAAGGCCCCGGAGAAGGACCTTTCTGCGACCCTCGACAAGATCGCGGCCGCGCGCAAGTCCATGCGCGCCGAGGAGGACAAGTTCGAGGCCGCGTTGACCTCGATCCTGACGCCGACGCAGCGGGCGAAGATGCTCGTCGCGATGAAGGGACGCATGGGCAAGCACGGCGGCAAGATGGGCGGCGGCAGGATGGGGCCGGGCAAGATGGGGCCGGGAAAGATGGGGCCGGGCAAGATGGGCGGCGGACCCCGCGACGGCGACGACGACTAGTTTCGCGGCGCAGGGGGCGCCTTCTCTGCGGTGGGAAGGCGCCCTCGCGTCGTCAGGCTCAGCCTTCGAGTTCGTCGGCCAGGTCGCGGACGACGCTCATCAAAAAACGGCGCTTGCCCGGCTTGAGTTTCGAGACCATGGTGTCCAGCGCTTCGGCGATGAGGAGATCTTTGCCGGGACGTTCCTTGGTTCTGGGTAAAAGTTCGGCGGGCTCGACGCGGAGCACGGCTGCGACGGAAAACAGGGTCCGGAGGCTGGGAATGCCGGTTCCGCGCTCGAGTTGTCCGTAGAAGGACGCGTCGATGCCGGCTTTCTCCGCCACTTCGGCTTGGGTCAACTTCAACGCTTGCCGTAAAGATTTGATTCTGACGCCGATGTCGCGGTAGGCCTTCTTCATTGTCCCTGATATTGAAGGACTCTTCGGCCTTCATAAGAAGATACTGTAAAGCCAGTTGACAGGTCTTTAAAACCTGTTATAATGGTAAGATGAGAATCCTGGTGGCCGATGACGATCCCTCGATCCTCCGCTTCGTCACCCGGGCGCTGGAGGCGTTGGGACACACCGTCGAGTCGGTCTCCGACGGGACCGAGCTGATCCGCCTCGCGGGCGCCGTTAAGCCCGACTTGATCCTGTCGGACATAAACATGCCGCAGTGCGATGGGATCACGGCGTGCTGTTGGCTGAGAAAGGCGCTTCCTGAAACCCGCCTTTTTCTGATGACTGGGAATTCTGACTCGGCTTTCGCCGCCGGGCGGGCTGGTTTTCATCTTGTCTTGCGCAAGCCGTTCGAGTTGGAGAGGTTGCGGGACATGCTCTCGCTCTGAGAGCGTGCGTGATCGGCGCGCTCCGGTTGTTGAGATGATATCATCGTCTCCATGGACTTTCGCGTCGTGCTGGTCGATCCGGAAAATCCGCTGAACGTGGGCTTCGTCGCCCGGGCGATGCGGGCGTTCGGAGCGACGGAGCTGGTCGTGGCGGGCTCTTCGTGGAAGGCCCTGCCCGCCGAGGCGCGGGTGACCGGGGTGAGCGCGCCGGAGATACTCGACGGCGCCCGGTTCGAGAAGGACCTCGCCGGGGCCCTGCGCGGGTGCGCCGCGGCGATCGCGTTTTCCCGCCGGCCGACGTCGCTGCGCCAGGACGAGTTCACGCTTCCCGCCGTTCCTCCGTCCGTGGACCTGAAGGGCCGCACGGCGCTCGTGTTCGGGCGCGAATCAGCGGGCCTTACGCGGGCGGAAACGGCGTTGTGTCCGTATCTCGCGAGGATCCCGTGCCGCAACGGCGTCAGCCTCAACCTGGGGCAGGCGGTCGCGGTGGCGCTTTTTTCTTTGACGGATCGAACGGCAACGGATGGGGTATCCGATGAACGGGCCGCAACGGCTTCGTTGGAGAGAATGACGGCCATGTGGGAGTTCATCCACCCCAAGCTCGCGGCTTCGCCGCGATCATCCGAGGAACGGATGCAGCGGATACGGCAGATGCTTTTTCGGCTTCATTTGAACGACGACGATTTCGACATGTTGTTTTCCGTCATGAAGGGGCTCTCGAAGTGAAAACCA
Proteins encoded:
- a CDS encoding RNA methyltransferase encodes the protein MLVDPENPLNVGFVARAMRAFGATELVVAGSSWKALPAEARVTGVSAPEILDGARFEKDLAGALRGCAAAIAFSRRPTSLRQDEFTLPAVPPSVDLKGRTALVFGRESAGLTRAETALCPYLARIPCRNGVSLNLGQAVAVALFSLTDRTATDGVSDERAATASLERMTAMWEFIHPKLAASPRSSEERMQRIRQMLFRLHLNDDDFDMLFSVMKGLSK
- a CDS encoding helix-turn-helix transcriptional regulator; translated protein: MKKAYRDIGVRIKSLRQALKLTQAEVAEKAGIDASFYGQLERGTGIPSLRTLFSVAAVLRVEPAELLPRTKERPGKDLLIAEALDTMVSKLKPGKRRFLMSVVRDLADELEG
- a CDS encoding response regulator gives rise to the protein MRILVADDDPSILRFVTRALEALGHTVESVSDGTELIRLAGAVKPDLILSDINMPQCDGITACCWLRKALPETRLFLMTGNSDSAFAAGRAGFHLVLRKPFELERLRDMLSL